TCCGTTCCCGATAACGGCGAAAACCGGTTCCGGTAATGGAAGATCAGCTCCGCGCATCCGTCCGCCATCGAACGATAAACATATGGGGTGTTTCCGGGCACCTCGTGCTCGAAGGCCCAGAACATCCGGACAAGCCCGGATAGCTGCGGTGGTGGCGCAAAAGTGGCGAACATTTCCTTAAAGTTAAATTATCTTTTGCAAAATATTTATAGAAGTCTGTTCATTCGATAAATAGTGAGCTAAAGTTTATCACCTTTTTAGCGAATAGTATTAGAATGTGTGAATTGAATTTGTATTTTGTCCCTCCAAATCACGTTTTACCTTTTTTACAAAGATCATGGGAAAAAAAGTCAATCATCCTTCCAGGCGGTCATTTGTCCGTAATTCCCTGGGAGCGTTAGCGGCCTTTACCATCGTTCCCCGCCACGTATTGGGTCGCGGCTATCTGGCCCCGAGCGATACGCTGACGAAGGGCGTAGTGGGCACCGGCGGCATGGGCCGCGGTCACTTCGGTTATGCAGGCACCCGCGTTGTGGCCATCTGCGATGTCGACAAAGGGCACATCCAGCAGGCCATGAACCAGCTGGGCGACAAAGGAGTGAAAACGTTTTCTGACTACCGCGAGCTGATCCAGCTGCCGGAAGTGGACATCGTTCACGTAGCCACGCCGCCGCACTGGCACGGTATTATCGCTGCCGACGCCGCCCGCGCAGGGAAGGATGTATGGTGCGAAAAACCGATGACCGCCACGATCGGGGAAGGCAAGCGCCTGGTGGAAGCCGTGCAGCAGCATGGCCGCATTTTCCGCCTCAACACCTGGTTCCGCTTCGCAGACCGATTCTACGGCATGGGCACCACCGTTCACCCCATCAAGAAACTCGTGGAAAGCGGGTTGCTCGGATGGCCGCTGAAAGTGACCGTAAGCCGCCACACCGGCTTCGACTGGAAATTCTTCTGGGTAGGTAAAACCAACCTCGAGCCCCAGGCCGTTCCCAAAGAACTGGATTACGACATGTGGCTCGGTCCCGCCCCGTATAAGCCCTATCACCCGCACCGCGTGCATAACAATTTCCGCGGTTACTGGGATTATGATGGCGGTGGCCTGGGCGACATGGGCCAGCACTACCTGGACCCCGTTCAGTACTTCCTCGGCAAGGATGATACCAGCCCCGTGAAAGTAGAGATCGACGCACCCCAGCAGCACTCCGACGCGGTGGGCACCTGGCGCAAGATCACTTATACGTACGCAGATGGCTGCCAGATCGTGCTCGACGGCGCCGGCACCGAAACAGGCGCCGCCTATATCGAAGGGCCCAATGGCAAACTGTTCCCCGGCTTCAAATCCACGATCCCTGACCTGGAAAAGAAACTGGCTGCATTCCCCGACCCGGCGCCACAGGTGACCGACTTCGTGGACGCCGTGAAGAACCGCAAGAAATTTGCGCTCAACGAAGAAAACGGCCACCGTTCCTGTACCATCGTCAACATCGGCAAAGTAGCCCTGCAACTCGGTCGTGACCTCCAGTTCGACCCCGTGAAGCAGGAATTCGTGAACGACGAAGGCGCCAACCGCCTCCTCTTCCCGGCTTTCCGCGGACCCTGGACCATCTAGCCCTTCACCTTCCAACAGCACCATGATGAAAAAAACATTCCTGATCGCAGCCTGTTGCCTCGCCCAGCTGGCGGTTTTCGCCCAGCCGAAGCAGGATAACCGGGCCGCGCATACGAAAGTGGCGGAT
Above is a genomic segment from Chitinophaga pollutisoli containing:
- a CDS encoding Gfo/Idh/MocA family oxidoreductase, which gives rise to MGKKVNHPSRRSFVRNSLGALAAFTIVPRHVLGRGYLAPSDTLTKGVVGTGGMGRGHFGYAGTRVVAICDVDKGHIQQAMNQLGDKGVKTFSDYRELIQLPEVDIVHVATPPHWHGIIAADAARAGKDVWCEKPMTATIGEGKRLVEAVQQHGRIFRLNTWFRFADRFYGMGTTVHPIKKLVESGLLGWPLKVTVSRHTGFDWKFFWVGKTNLEPQAVPKELDYDMWLGPAPYKPYHPHRVHNNFRGYWDYDGGGLGDMGQHYLDPVQYFLGKDDTSPVKVEIDAPQQHSDAVGTWRKITYTYADGCQIVLDGAGTETGAAYIEGPNGKLFPGFKSTIPDLEKKLAAFPDPAPQVTDFVDAVKNRKKFALNEENGHRSCTIVNIGKVALQLGRDLQFDPVKQEFVNDEGANRLLFPAFRGPWTI